In the genome of Capricornis sumatraensis isolate serow.1 chromosome 4, serow.2, whole genome shotgun sequence, the window AGACAGGGCTGTGATGCCCCTTCTTGTCCATGTGCCCAGGAACACACAACTGAGAAGCAGTAACACCACGTTTTGAGCCTTAGTATCTGACCCAGTTGGTTCTTTTTCACTGTGCAGACTCCCTGTCATCACTTCCTTGCTTAGTTTATTACATGAACACCATCACAATAACAGTAgtagaaacattaaaaatgcaGTGGGATTATTGATTTTTCAACTCTTCATTGTTTGTCCAAATGTCTAAATTGTATTATTAATCCAATATAGCCAACAAGTTTATATTAATGCATTTTTCACGCTGATAATAGCACCAACATCAGGGGGCCACAAAGGATCCGTTGGTAAATATATTAGGCTGTGTGGGCCCTGTGGTATCTGCCACAGCTACTTAACTCTGCAGATGCAGTAGGAAAACTGTCAGAGACAGTTCTTCAACCTGTGAGTGGGgctgtgtcccaataaaactttttttttaatgaaacaagtGGTGGGCCAGATTTAGCCCATTCACAGTAGTTTGCTGACCTGTGatttaaataatgattttaatgGGCTCAAAATATTCCTCTATtcaagttttgggtttttttttagtattaaaagTAATGCTGTTAATTGCACATTCATAGCCAGTAACCATCAAGGGTTCTCCCTAAGACTGAACCTCAggaaaatggagaagggaatgcctggCTTTAAGACTGTGAGCCTGAAGCTGTGACCTGTGACTGTCACACGGGTTAACCAAAAATGCCATAATCTACGGATGCTACACAGAGGGACAACAAAAAGTTTAAGAACTTAAGAACAGCAGCTGAGACTGTTGCTAATGCCTTAGATTTTGATCACATTTCTCATCTTTTAAACTGAGTCTGATTGAAAACTGCAGGCTCCAAATGGAGTCCTGACTGCTGGGCCATCCCACCAAACTGGGGCTTTCATAACTAACCTTGAAGCTTCAGCCTGCCCCAGAAATGTGAGTCTTTAACCGGCCAGTCTACCAGAATGATGTCTGTTTGGGCTGGCTTAGCATTCcaagatctgctgctgctgctaagtcgtttcagtcgtgtccaactctgtgcaaccccatagacggcagcccaccaggctccgccgtccctgggattctccaggcaagaacactggagtgggttgccatttctttctccaatgcatcaaagtgaaaagtgaaagtgaagttgctcagtcgtgtccgactcttagcgaccccagggactacagcccaccaggttcctccgtccatgggattttccaggcaagagaactggagtgggttgccattgtcttctccgactCTAAGCTCTAGCTGTACTTAATTTATGGAAGTCAGTTTTTCTTTGGCGTTCATCTACATATCCACGTTTGTAATATACTTGCCTTGATGATCTCTTATTATTGTTCAGATCATTGGTATAACTTGTTATTACTCCTCTAGCCCCCATTATCATTTCACTGAGTTACTGTTTTTATggtaggttttttctttttcatgtttcccTTTATATATTACCCAGACTTCTCAGTTTGGGAAAATTTGCAAttactgtataaaaataaaaagagtaattTGGAAGTTACTCTTAGTCTGATGGGGTTACACTTTCCTCCTTTTCAGATATATTGTTGCCAGCATGGATCGGTTTGACGATATATCAGAAGGTGAGGTGGACCATTCTTTCTTTGACAGTGACTTCGAAGAGGCAAAGAAAGGTGACAGCAGCTCAGTTTTTGACAAGCAGGATGATGACGCTGAAGAGAGAATAGACAAAGATACGGAAAATGTAAACTTGAAACTCGGACTACAAAGAAAGGAAGATGATCTTACTGAGAAGGGAACGGAGAGCAATGGGAAAACCCCTCCAGAGGATCACCCTATAGAAGATGATAATGCACAAGCTGGAAATTCCTCGTCCTCGACCACTTCTTCAAGATCAAAATTGTGTGATGCTAGAGTGGAACATAAAATACGCTTGCCCACTCCAACTAGCCTTCCCCAAACTGTAAAAGACGGTGAGCACGACTACTATACagatggagaggagagcactGATGATGAGAAAAAGCATCATGTCAGGTCGAAGTCAGCTAAGCTGCCGAATAACTTCAAGAAAAGCCTAAGTAAAAAGTATTCCAGAAGCAGTTCCTCTTCCTCTTTGTCCTCCTCTTCAAGTTCTGATACAGGCTGTTCAGATAACGGATCTGATGTCGGCCTGTCTGATTCATCTCCATCACTGAAGAAATGTCTCCCTGGCACCACCCACTTGTCACCCAAACTGAAGTATAAACCAGGAGAAAAATCACCAGGAGCCCACACTTCAGGTACAAAACCCAAGGTTGGTGATGACACTGAAGAATCAGAAGACACTGTGACGGATGTCACTCCGTTATCGACCCCGGACATCAGCCCGGTTCAGTCTTTCGAACTGGGTGCCTCAAGTGACcgaaaaatgaaagttaaaaggcaagaaaatgtgAGGCAAGAAGTATATGAAAATGTTGAGGATTCGAAAAATAACTCGAAATCTTTGAAATCAGccaaaaaagggaaggaaaaacatGAACCCAGTCTCACCTCAAAGTCAACGCCGTTGGATTCCAGTTTAGACCACAGATATAAACAAAAAGTCTTACATGACACAATGGACCTGAGTCATCTCTTAAAAGGTAATTTTCAACGctgtgtttggaatttattttttaaatcactacatctggagatagggcctttattttgtcatttatttttggctgcatggacTAGTTGTGGCAAGGGgtgggggctaccctctagttggggtgcacaggcttcttattttggtggcttctctttgcagAGCGCCCgttctaggtgcatgggcttcatagctgcagcacgtgggctcagtagttgtggtatatgggcttagttactccttgGCATGCGGGATccacccagaccagggatcgaaaccctgtcccctgcattggctggtggattcttatccactgtacccccagggaagtcctgtgtatTGAAGGTAAATATTAAACCTAATATTATATTGAGCTGAAATATTAAATGCTATGAATTTGCCTCGATTTTTCTAGTAGGTGTGTTTTATTGTTTGAGATCATGGATATATTATTATAATGTAaccaaattatttcatttaaagatACCTGGAATATCATTATTTATATTACTGTAAAACTGATCAACTGGGACTAGAAAGTACTTCACAGTGATTCTTAGAAACTCAAAATGCCTCAAAATGTGTGGAGAGCGGATAATGTTTTCCTACGTTTGATGGAGACATGGGTGTAAGAtatatttcactttctttaagaaagaaagcaagagcaCCAAGTTTAAGGGAAGGTGGCATGAATGCTGGCAAATTAAGAGCTCAGAGTAAACTGTCGGAGACAATTCAGATTTTAAGTTAAGTCTAGAGAGAATTACTGGAAAATAATTACCAAGTTGATGAAATAGCATGATTCAAGTTTTAGTTACTTTTGAGATAGAAGGATTTAAGAATTAAGATAATCCTGACTACTGTATTTCTGACTCAATATATTTATACCCATTATTTAGTTTGAAAGAAACAGTATATTCCAGGTGAAGAAAAAGCAACCTCAAACTTCATCTGTGACTAGTtaatacaaaactaaaaatattgaGCTTGCAGGTTAGGTTTTAGGGCAATTGAAGATAAAGTTTTTAAGTTGCAAATAAGACTCTCTTGTCATCATTTGTTTGAAATGTTAGTTGAAAGAATAAATCTTCAGCTACATAATTTACATTATGTAAATTCCTGTCATGGCCTGATAGAAGGGCATAAATAAGTCCCTTATTTGGTCAAATGAGTCTCATAGATTGATAAAATGTATTTTGGAGCAACTTACACTTGTGAATGTCCCCTCTTTTATAGGTTTTCTTTGATTGTTACTCATTGATtgcttaattatttaaaatatcaatagtaTAAGGAAGAATACTCAGAAAGTAAAGTCTTGAAAAAGATATACCAGGctgataagaaagagaaaataaagtatcAATCTTGTTAGTACACAAAGTAGAATTCAAAATCAGATTCTTGACATTGCCTATTACCATCTAGTGGCTAAGTCTCCACTCAGCATGCCTTTCCTGATAAATGCTCATTCAATCTCTTAAAACTTTCAAGACTGAGTTTTCTATTCTTGCCCATCTGCTTCTTCCCCTAACAATGGGAATGATCTTTAAAAAAGTAGATCAGACCTAGTAGTTTCCTTCTTAACTCTTCAGTGCGCTTAACTCttaggttaaaaataaataccaaatttCTTACCATAGGCTAACAGactatttaagggcttccctggtggcacagaggttaaagcatcagcctgcaatgtgggagacctgggttcgatccctgggtcaggaagatcctctagagaaggaaatggcaacccactccagtattcttgcctggagaatcccatggacggaggagcttggtgggctacagtccacgggttgcaaagagtcggacacgactgagcgacttcactttcactttcaacagacTATTCATTCAGTGACTCTTCATCCCAGAAGTATGTGAGCATCTCTTGGAGAACTACgcaaattattaaaacaaactaTTAAGTACTGATGCTTGGGCCATGGAGAGCCTGGTGCACTTGTCTAATATGCAGTTAAAGTTGATGAACCATGGCTCACCATCATATGTTTACTGCCTTCAGCTCCTCTTTCTCTCATTACCTCTCTGTCCAGTCACAGTACTTCCTTACTGTTCATAGAATGTTAATACTTTGCACTCGTGGAGTATTTGCACTTGAGGTTGGCCTCTCTCTCTGTAGAGGCTACTTCAGTCTGTTGCTTGGCCCTCAGCTTATCCATCCCCTTCTCAGAAGCACTCTTCTGAACGTGCTGTGCAGAAGtttcacccccacccctgcctcacgGTCACAAAAGCCCATTTCCTTTCAGGAGACTCTGGAGTTAGTGTAAGCAACATGAGGGCAGGATCTTATTCTTTGCTGGAATCCCCGCATTAGACACTATTTGTTACCTAAAGGACTGTGGGACACTTCTGTCCAAAGTGCTAACGGTCAGGAAGTATGCATCTTAAGTTTCACTGAAATTGGATTTTGTAACAGTTACTCACTAGTCTTAGGTTTGCCGTCTGAAATACACACAGTAAGTTTTTGCCTCCTGCTTCTACCTTATAATCTTATCCTGCTTTGACTCGGAAACAGAGCTAAAATGTGGCTCAgtctctaggcacatgggctagAGCTTTATTCAGTCTGCTGCCCTCTGGGGATCCCTGACCACAGGACCCGCCCATACCGTACGTGGTGCTCAGGGTTACTACAAGCCCAAGAACAAAGTGGCATTTTTCCCCCTTGATGCATCTGTTTTTGGAGCCACCAATATATCCCACCAAAGATTCTTTATAGCAGTAGAGTATGTTTTAAATACTAATTGTGGCAGTCAGTCTATGCATATGGTGTTTCTTGAGGTTTCTCAAATTATTATTTCTGCTGAATTTGCCCAGTGAAGCTTTCAGATCcaagaatatttttgtttttctttttttcattttccccataGAGCTAAGCCAGGGACATGTGAGATGTGTGTGCGTGGCTGTGTCGCTCTGGCTGTCTTCTATTAAGGCAGGCAgtaaaaaattacagaaatgttcaactctgcttctcttctcactaattttttatttttataaaatgtgataTTTACATAGAACTGGTTTATTATTTTCAGATGAATTAACAGAtatctttcagttttttaccattaATTTCTAACATGgtaaatattgatagatataaCCTACATAAACATTATTTGGGGTCCTCAGTAAACCTGTGGTGTGAGGTCTGTTTAAGAACTTCTATACCTGAAGAATGGATTTATAATctattagagaaaaaataaattagcatAGTCAGTCTTCGAAAAGGGGGAAAATGGgggaaaagaaccaaaaaaaaaagcacttttttGAAGATAAAAAATTGTGAGAAGAGATCAAACAATATAAGTAAATTGTTTTGACTTATCAGAAGGTATTATCAGAGgggataaatttttttaatcaagtccAACCTGCAAAGATGTTTAAAATGTCAATAGTATAGGAAGAATGAAAGTAAAGGTTTGAAAAAGTTATGCCAGGCAGGTAACaaggaggaaatagaaatatCAATCTTATTAGTACACAAAATAGAATTTAAGATGTGAAGATCGCTGAAAGGGACAAAGAAGAGTATTTTACATGAACCAACTGACCAGGTACACTAAAAAAGATTTGACAGTCGTTGATTTGAAGTGTTTGATAAAAGCCAAACAGAGCTAGATGATGAAATTGATAAAGCCGTAGTCACTATGGAAGATTGGTAgatgttagacaaaaaaaaaaggatggactACCCACTTATGGGCTGCACTTGGCccatgggttttgttttgttttttctattacataatatatatttttaagtgatgaGATAGCAGTTTctattgctacataacaaattACCCTAGTACTTAGGGTATAGtcatagtcgctcagttgtgtccaactctttgcgatcccatggactaatGTGGCCCACCGGGCttaattctcgaggcaagaatagtggagtgggtagccattcccttttccaggggat includes:
- the CFAP97 gene encoding cilia- and flagella-associated protein 97 isoform X1; this translates as MDRFDDISEGEVDHSFFDSDFEEAKKGDSSSVFDKQDDDAEERIDKDTENVNLKLGLQRKEDDLTEKGTESNGKTPPEDHPIEDDNAQAGNSSSSTTSSRSKLCDARVEHKIRLPTPTSLPQTVKDGEHDYYTDGEESTDDEKKHHVRSKSAKLPNNFKKSLSKKYSRSSSSSSLSSSSSSDTGCSDNGSDVGLSDSSPSLKKCLPGTTHLSPKLKYKPGEKSPGAHTSGTKPKVGDDTEESEDTVTDVTPLSTPDISPVQSFELGASSDRKMKVKRQENVRQEVYENVEDSKNNSKSLKSAKKGKEKHEPSLTSKSTPLDSSLDHRYKQKVLHDTMDLSHLLKAFLHLDKKRPQKHHFDQPSVAPRKNYSFTREEVRQIDRENQRLLKELSRQAEKPGSKSMIPRSTGPPPKLYHSALNRQREQQRIERENLAFLKRLEAVKPTVGMKRSEQLMDYHRNMGYLSSSPVSRRVRSTLSQYSSLKGASRTSSATSGLSCKSERSAFDTTGGGLLLRPKPPNVRTAWL
- the CFAP97 gene encoding cilia- and flagella-associated protein 97 isoform X2, with the protein product MDRFDDISEGEVDHSFFDSDFEEAKKGDSSSVFDKQDDDAEERIDKDTENVNLKLGLQRKEDDLTEKGTESNGKTPPEDHPIEDDNAQAGNSSSSTTSSRSKLCDARVEHKIRLPTPTSLPQTVKDGEHDYYTDGEESTDDEKKHHVRSKSAKLPNNFKKSLSKKYSRSSSSSSLSSSSSSDTGCSDNGSDVGLSDSSPSLKKCLPGTTHLSPKLKYKPGEKSPGAHTSGTKPKVGDDTEESEDTVTDVTPLSTPDISPVQSFELGASSDRKMKVKRQENVRQEVYENVEDSKNNSKSLKSAKKGKEKHEPSLTSKSTPLDSSLDHRYKQKVLHDTMDLSHLLKAFLHLDKKRPQKHHFDQPSVAPRKNYSFTREEVRQIDRENQRLLKELSRQAEKPGSKSMIPRSTGPPPKLYHSALNRQREQQRIERENLAFLKRLEAVKPTVGMKRSEQLMDYHRNMGYLSSSPVSRRVRSTLSQYSSLRASRTSSATSGLSCKSERSAFDTTGGGLLLRPKPPNVRTAWL